The genome window GGGAAAATGCAGATTAAATAGTAAGAAAATAAAAATGAAAAGGGATTGTTCATTATTAATGTTTGAAATAATTGGATTTGAAAATAAAAATAATGCGTTTTCACGAACTTTATAAAGATAAATTGGGAAAATGTTCGGAAATGAGTTGAAAAATGAAAAATGAGATGATATATTATTGAATGTAAATTAAATAACGTCGTCGTATAATAGCGGGAATAGGCTCGCGAGTTTCTACCAAATCACCGTAAATGATTTGACTACGATGTAAGTAGATTTGTATTGTAATATACATATACTTTATTCGTAGACATGTCATTTTTGTGGAAATGGCATGTCTCTTTAGTTGGTTTTATTTCCAAGGATTATAGACGATTAACGGAGGCGCAATTCACAATGAAAAAATATTTCGAGTTTGATAAACTTGGAACAAACTACCGTAGAGAGATTCTTGGTGGGTTTACAACATTCTTGGCGATGGCTTATATTCTAATTGTCAATCCATTAACATTAACGCTTGATGATGTTCCAAATTTACCAGAAGCACTTCGTATGGACTATGGGGCAGTATTCGTTGCTACAGCAGTTGCAGCAGCTATCGGTTCATTTATTATGGGGATTTTTGCAAGATATCCATTAGCATTGGCTCCGGGTCTTGGTTTAAATGCATTCTTCGCCTATACGGTAATTTTAACGAATGGTAGCCCATGGCAACATGCATTAGCTGCCGTATTTGTATCAGGTGTATTCTTCTTAATTTTAACATTAACAGGTTTGCGTGAAAAATTAATTAATGCTATTCCATTAGAGCTTAAATTAGCTGTTGGTGCAGGTATCGGTTTATTCATTGCATTCATAGGTTTAAAAAATGCTGGCATCGTAGTTGCTAATCCTGCAACATTTGTTGGGATTGGTAATTTAACAGACCCACAAGTTTTATTGGCGATTTTCGGTATTATCATTACGGTTGTTTTCTTGGTTCGTGGTATAAAAGCAGGTGTATTTTTAGGGATGGCCATCACTGCAATCGCAGGTATGATTTTTGGTTTAGTGGAGTTGCCATCAGGCATTCTAGCAGCACCTCCATCAATTGAGCCAACATTTGGAGCGTTATTCTCAGCGTTTGGTGATGCTGAATTTTACACATTATCAATGCTTTCAGTAATTTTAACATTCTTATTTGTAGATTTTTTTGATAACGCAGGTACATTAAT of Metasolibacillus fluoroglycofenilyticus contains these proteins:
- a CDS encoding NCS2 family permease, giving the protein MKKYFEFDKLGTNYRREILGGFTTFLAMAYILIVNPLTLTLDDVPNLPEALRMDYGAVFVATAVAAAIGSFIMGIFARYPLALAPGLGLNAFFAYTVILTNGSPWQHALAAVFVSGVFFLILTLTGLREKLINAIPLELKLAVGAGIGLFIAFIGLKNAGIVVANPATFVGIGNLTDPQVLLAIFGIIITVVFLVRGIKAGVFLGMAITAIAGMIFGLVELPSGILAAPPSIEPTFGALFSAFGDAEFYTLSMLSVILTFLFVDFFDNAGTLMAVANQAGFVKDNKLPRAGKALISDSIATIIGSIFGTSTITSFVESSSGVAAGARTGFASIVTGVLFLLSLFFLPLLSVVTTAVTAPALIVVGVLMVASLGKIDWEKFEVAVPAFFTMLMMPLTFSIATGVAIGFVFYPLTMIVKGRAKDVHPLMYVFGLIFLLYLATAAH